In Oxalobacteraceae bacterium OTU3CINTB1, the sequence TGGCCATGTTGGGCCAGTGGTCGGTGTCGAAACCGGGCGCGTTCTCGATGCGCTCCTTGTCGATGTTCAAGGTGAAGCGTTTGTTGACCGTGTCCAGGGTCAGCGCTTCCCATGGCACCGCGAATAATTTTTCGCCGATGGTCAGGATGCCGCCCGACGACATGACCGCATAGGCAATTTTGCCGGTGCGCATGTCGAGCATGATTTCCTTGATCTCGCCCAGGTGTTCGTTCTTCAGATTGTGAACGTGGTCGCCGATCAGCGTGTCTGCGCCCATCAGTTCAGGGCCGGGACCCTTGTTGCCGTTGTCGACATACATACCGTAAGCATCGCGTTCCGTGTAGCTCATGATGTTCTCCTCTAAGAATGAGTTGCTATTCTGACTTGGTTGATTGGGACGGTCTGTACGCTGAGACACAGTCGGATCGGATTGCCAAACCGGCCATTTTTGCCAGTCAGCTAAGCTGAGTTTTCCGATCCGTAAGGGATTTTTCCGGGGCTGATGCTGATGAAATAACCGTTTTAGGGTATAATTTCAATTTCCCGCACGTGCCGTTCGGCACTATCTGCAATGACCAAATTTGTCTTCGTCACCGGTGGCGTCGTGTCTTCCCTTGGTAAAGGGATTGCCGCCGCCTCCCTCGCCGCGATCCTCGAATCGCGCGGCCTCAAAGTCACCATGCTCAAGCTCGACCCGTACATCAACGTCGACCCCGGCACGATGAGCCCCATGCAGCACGGTGAAGTGTTCGTCACCGACGACGGCGCCGAGACCGATCTCGACCTCGGCCACTACGAGCGCTTCATCTCGACCCGCATGAAAAAGGTGAACAACTTCACCACCGGCCAGATCTACGAATCGGTGATCCGCAAGGAACGCCGCGGCGAGTACCTGGGCAAGACCGTGCAGGTCATTCCGCACATCACCAACGAAATCCAGGACTACATCCGCCGCGGCGCCGAAGGCTACGACGTGGCCTTGTGCGAAATCGGCGGCACCGTCGGCGACATCGAGTCGCTGCCGTTCCTGGAAGCCGCGCGTCAGCTGAGCCTGCGCGCCGGCCGCAAGAACACCGCCTTCGTCCACCTGACCCTGGTGCCGTACATCGCCTCGGCGGGCGAACTGAAAACCAAACCGACCCAGCACTCGGTGCAGAAGCTGCGCGAGATCGGCATCTCGCCGAACGCGCTGCTGTGCCGCGCCGACCGCCCGATCCCGGACGACGAACGCGCCAAGATCTCGCTGTTTTCGAACATCGAAGAGCAGGCCGTCATCTCCGTGTGGGACGTCGACACCATCTACAAAGTGCCGCAGATGCTGCACGACCAGGGCCTCGACGCCATCATCTGCGAGGCGCTCGACATCAACCCGCCGCCGGCCGACCTGTCCGTCTGGAGCCGCCTGATCTACACGCTCGAGCATCCGAAGAGCGAAGTGTCGATCGGCATGGTCGGCAAGTATGTCGATCTGACCGAGTCGTACAAATCGCTGACCGAAGCGCTGCGCCACGCCGGCATCCACAACGAATCGAAGGTCAACATCGAGTACATCGACTCGGAAGAGATCGAGACGACCGGCTGCGCTGCGCTGGCCAAGTACGACGCCATCCTGGTGCCGGGCGGCTTCGGCAAGCGCGGCGTCGAAGGCAAGATCATGGCGGCGCAATTTGCCCGCGAGAACAAGATCCCGTACCTGGGCATCTGCCTGGGCATGCAGGTCGCGCTGATCGAATACGCGCGCCACATGGCCGGCCTGACCACCGCCAACTCGACCGAGTTCGACCTGGAAACCTCGCAACCGGTGGTCGCCCTGATCGACCAGTGGCAGGGCCAGGACGGCAAGGTCGAAACGCGCGACGCCAACTCCGACTTGGGCGGCACCATGCGCCTGGGCGCGCAGACCTGCGCGATCAAGCCGGGCACCCTGGCGGCGGAGATCTACGGCCCGGTCGTGACCGAGCGCCACC encodes:
- a CDS encoding CTP synthase, with the protein product MTKFVFVTGGVVSSLGKGIAAASLAAILESRGLKVTMLKLDPYINVDPGTMSPMQHGEVFVTDDGAETDLDLGHYERFISTRMKKVNNFTTGQIYESVIRKERRGEYLGKTVQVIPHITNEIQDYIRRGAEGYDVALCEIGGTVGDIESLPFLEAARQLSLRAGRKNTAFVHLTLVPYIASAGELKTKPTQHSVQKLREIGISPNALLCRADRPIPDDERAKISLFSNIEEQAVISVWDVDTIYKVPQMLHDQGLDAIICEALDINPPPADLSVWSRLIYTLEHPKSEVSIGMVGKYVDLTESYKSLTEALRHAGIHNESKVNIEYIDSEEIETTGCAALAKYDAILVPGGFGKRGVEGKIMAAQFARENKIPYLGICLGMQVALIEYARHMAGLTTANSTEFDLETSQPVVALIDQWQGQDGKVETRDANSDLGGTMRLGAQTCAIKPGTLAAEIYGPVVTERHRHRYEANNHYLPRVEAAGLVVAARTPTEDLCEIMELPRTGDNSHPWYMGVQYHPEFKSTPRDGHPLFTSYIKAALAHKAAGGNRPHAVAESTALQGDAA
- a CDS encoding PRC-barrel domain-containing protein translates to MSYTERDAYGMYVDNGNKGPGPELMGADTLIGDHVHNLKNEHLGEIKEIMLDMRTGKIAYAVMSSGGILTIGEKLFAVPWEALTLDTVNKRFTLNIDKERIENAPGFDTDHWPNMANQTWASQIHSYYGTRYDNLDSGPL